In Oryctolagus cuniculus chromosome X, mOryCun1.1, whole genome shotgun sequence, a single window of DNA contains:
- the EIF2S3 gene encoding eukaryotic translation initiation factor 2 subunit 3 — MRLPGQLPSSPGKMAGGEAGVTLGQPHLSRQDLATLDVTKLTPLSHEVISRQATINIGTIGHVAHGKSTVVKAISGVHTVRFKNELERNITIKLGYANAKIYKLDDPSCPRPECYRSCGSSTPDEFPTDIPGTKGNFKLVRHVSFVDCPGHDILMATMLNGAAVMDAALLLIAGNESCPQPQTSEHLAAIEIMKLKHILILQNKIDLVKESQAKEQYEQILAFVQGTVAEGAPIIPISAQLKYNIEVVCEYIVKKIPVPPRDFTSEPRLIVIRSFDVNKPGCEVDDLKGGVAGGSILKGVLKVGQEIEVRPGIVSKDSEGKLMCKPIFSKIVSLFAEHNDLQYAAPGGLIGVGTKIDPTLCRADRMVGQVLGAVGALPEIFTELEISYFLLRRLLGVRTEGDKKAAKVQKLSKNEVLMVNIGSLSTGGRVSAVKADLGKIVLTNPVCTEVGEKIALSRRVEKHWRLIGWGQIRRGVTIKPTVDDD; from the exons ATGCGGCTGCCGGGGCAACTTCCTTCCTCTCCGGGCAAGATGGCGGGGGGCGAAGCTGGGGTGACTCTGGGGCAGCCACATCTTTCTCGGCAGGATCTCGCCACGTTG GATGTTACCAAGTTGACTCCACTTTCACACGAAGTTATCAGCAGGCAAGCCACAATTAACATAG GTACAATTGGTCATGTAGCTCATGGGAAATCCACAGTTGTAAAAGCTATTTCTGGAGTCCATACTGTCAGGTTCAAAAATGAACTAGAAAGAAATATTACAATCAAGCTGGGATATGCTAATGCTAAG ATTTACAAACTTGATGACCCAAGTTGTCCTCGGCCAGAATGTTATCGATCATGTGGAAGTAGTACACCTGATGAGTTTCCTACGGACATTCCAGGCACCAAAGGGAACTTCAAATTAGTCAG ACATGTTTCCTTTGTTGACTGTCCTGGCCATGATATCCTGATGGCTACTATGCTGAACGGTGCAGCAGTGATGGATGCGGCTCTTCTGTTGATAG CTGGTAATGAATCTTGCCCTCAGCCTCAGACTTCCGAACACCTGGCTGCTATAGAAATCATGAAACTGAAGCATATTTTGATTCTACAAAATAAAATCGATTTAGTAAAAGAAAGTCAGGCAAAAGAACAGTATGAACAGATCCTTGCATTTGTACAAG GTACAGTAGCAGAAGGAGCTCCCATTATTCCAATTTCTGCTCAGCTGAAATACAATATTGAAGTTGTCTGTGAGTACATAGTAAAGAAAATTCCAGTACCCCCACGAGATTTTACTTCAGAGCCCCGACTTATAG taaTTAGGTCATTTGATGTCAACAAACCTGGTTGTGAAGTTGATGACCTTAAGGGGGGAGTAGCTGGTGGTAGTATTCTAAAAGGAGTATTAAAG GTGGGCCAGGAGATAGAAGTTAGACCTGGCATTGTTTCCAAAGATAGTGAAGGAAAACTCATGTGTAAACCAATCTTTTCCAAAATTGTATCACTTTTTGCGGAGCATAATGATCTTCAGTATGCTGCTCCAGGCGGTCTTATTG GAGTTGGAACAAAAATTGACCCTACTTTGTGCCGTGCTGACAGAATGGTGGGACAGGTGCTTGGTGCGGTTGGAGCTTTACCTGAAATCTTTACAGAATTGGAAATTTCATATTTCTTGCTTAGACGCCTTCTAGGTGTACGCACTGAAGGAGACAAGAAAGCAGCGAAA GTACAAAAGCTGTCTAAGAATGAAGTGCTCATGGTGAATATTGGATCCCTGTCCACAGGGGGGAGAGTCAGCGCTGTCAAGGCTGATTTGGGCAAAATTGTTTTGACTAATCCTGTATGCACAGAAGTAGGAGAGAAAATTGCCCTTAGCCGAAGAGTTGAGAAGCACTGGCG tTTAATTGGCTGGGGTCAGATAAGAAGAGGAGTGACAATCAAGCC